The following DNA comes from Micromonospora chokoriensis.
CGGTGGTGGAGGGCAAGGACGCGCTGCGGGCCATCGCCGCGTTCCGGCTGGCCATGCCGCGCACCATCCTGCGGTACGCGGGCGGCCGGGAGATCACCCTCGGTGACCTGGGCACCCGTGACGGTCTGCTCGGTGGCATCAACGCGGTGATCGTCGGCAACTACCTGACCACGTTGGGTCGACCGGCGACCGCCGACCTGGAGTTGTTGGAGGAGCTGAAGATGCCGGTCAAGGCGCTCTCCGCCACGCTGTGACGACGATGACGACGACCGGGCCGTGGTGCGACAGGTGCGGTGAGCCGGCGACGGCCACCGCCCACCCGGCCTGCGCCACGGCTCGTCAGTTGGAGCCGCCCCGGTTCTGTCCCCGGTGCCGGCGTCGGATGAAGGTCCAGGTGCTGCCGGTGGGCTGGTCGGCGATCTGCGTCGAGCACGGCGACGTGCGGGGCTGACGCCGATGCTGCGTGGGCGGGCGGTGACCCTGCGACCGGCGACGGAAGCGGACGTGCGGGCCCTCGCGGCGATCCGGGCCGAGCCGGAGGTCCGTCGGTGGTGGCGCGGCAGCGACGACCTGACCGGCGCCGTCCGCGCCGACCTCGGCGACGACGACCTGCACGTGTACGCGATCGAGCACGACGGCCAGGTGGTCGGCGCGATCCAGTGGTACGCCGAGACCGACCCGGACTACCGCCACGCCAGCCTGGACGTCTTCCTCGACCCGGCGGTACGCGGCGCCGGTCTGGGTGTGGACGCGATCCGCACCCTGGCCCGGCACCTCATCGACGAGTACGGCCATCACCGTTTCACCATCGACCCGGCGGCGGCGAACAGCGCCGCGATCCGCGCGTACGCCAAGGTGGGTTTCCGTCCGGTGGGGGTGCTGCGCCGCTACGAGCGCGGCGAGGACGGGCGGTGGCACGACGGTCTGCTGATGGATCTGCTCGCCGACGACCTGGTGGAGTGAGCGGGCGGCGCACCCGTGTCGGCGCGCCCGCCCCGGCAGATGCGAGCCGCACTGCTGTTCGCTACATATACCCCATAACACCCAAAGCGGACTTATCGTGCCCTAGTGGGCGTGGACACCAGAGCAGCAGACCGGAGCGCCGGCCCAGTCCTCGCGGGCCGGTTCCGCGGCGACATCGAAGGGCTGCGTGGGCTTGCGCTCGCCCTGG
Coding sequences within:
- the bsaP gene encoding biotin synthase auxiliary protein BsaP, with the protein product MTTTGPWCDRCGEPATATAHPACATARQLEPPRFCPRCRRRMKVQVLPVGWSAICVEHGDVRG
- a CDS encoding GNAT family N-acetyltransferase, producing the protein MLRGRAVTLRPATEADVRALAAIRAEPEVRRWWRGSDDLTGAVRADLGDDDLHVYAIEHDGQVVGAIQWYAETDPDYRHASLDVFLDPAVRGAGLGVDAIRTLARHLIDEYGHHRFTIDPAAANSAAIRAYAKVGFRPVGVLRRYERGEDGRWHDGLLMDLLADDLVE